A stretch of DNA from Cyanobacteriota bacterium:
AGGCCGCTCATGCCAGGGTTTTAGAGTAGTGAAAATTATGCCGTTGTTAGGGGTAGCACCACTGAAGCTAAATCCCCCCACGGCAAAGATGTTTTTAACCTCAGGGATTTCCTTCATCGCTGCCTCAGCCTTTTCCAGCACTTTCTCGGTATAGCTGAGGGAAACCCCTTCAGGGGCTTGAATGATGGTAATGAAGTAGCCCTGGTCTTCATCGGGCAAAAAGCCACCGGGCACGATCGTGTACACCCAGTAGGTGAGGGCAAGCGCGCCTCCGAATAGGAATAAGACTAGGCCCTTGCGACGAATGATGGCAGCGACATTTTGAGCATAGCTCTGGCGAATGTTGTCAATAATACGGTTAATGCCATTGAAGAACCAGTTGTTGGGTGCCTGTCCCCGTCGCAGCAAAACGGCTGACAGTGTAGGAGTGAGGGTAATGGCATTGAAGGTAGAAACCGTGATGGAAAAGGCAATAGTCAAGGCAAACTGCTGATAAAGCCGCCCCGTGGTGCCGGGGAAGAAAGCAATGGGTACAAACACAGTAATCAGCACGATCGAAGTGGCGATGACGGCTCCCAACAATGCATTCATCGAAGAAATTGCCGCCTCTACTGGATGCATGGTTTCGTCTTGAACACGCCGAGTAATGTCTTCAACGATCACGATCGCATCATCCACCACTAGACCAGTGGCTAGGGTCAAGCCAAATAACGTCAGGGTATTGATGGAAAAGCCCATCAACTTCACAAAGATGAAGGTGCCAATCAGAGCCACGGGAATAGCAATCGAGACAATAACTGCCGATCGCCAATTTTGCAAGAACAGGAAAATAATTAGGACTACCAGCACAATGGCCAGCAGCAGGGAAATCAACACCTCTCGTGCCCCAGCCTGAATAAACAGTGTTGTGTCAAAGGCAATTTCATAGCGCATTCCCGGGGGAAAATTCTTCGCCAGGTCTGCCATTTCCTGCTTCACTGCCGCTGCTGTATCCAACGCATTGCTGCCAAACTGCTGACTTACCCCCAAACCAATACCCCGGTGAGAGACC
This window harbors:
- a CDS encoding efflux RND transporter permease subunit, whose product is MIFSIADFFIRRPIFASVCSIVVTLLGIACIPTLPVAQYPEIAPPQITVTSNYVGASAEVVESTVTNILERELNGLSDVRYIKSTSASDGTSNISLTFELGKNQDLAAVDVQNRVSTVESRLPGPVVQTGVRVGKANTGFLLAIGLYAERDEQTGKDRYDDVYLSNYADLYIVDALKRIKGVGNVQIFGERKYAMRLWLDPDRLASRRLTPQDVVTALREQNLQLGAGQIGQPPISSDQQYQYSVTAQGRLKTVEEFNDLVIRTEDNGNLIRFRDVGRAELGAENYSSVLRFTADDRVSHRGIGLGVSQQFGSNALDTAAAVKQEMADLAKNFPPGMRYEIAFDTTLFIQAGAREVLISLLLAIVLVVLIIFLFLQNWRSAVIVSIAIPVALIGTFIFVKLMGFSINTLTLFGLTLATGLVVDDAIVIVEDITRRVQDETMHPVEAAISSMNALLGAVIATSIVLITVFVPIAFFPGTTGRLYQQFALTIAFSITVSTFNAITLTPTLSAVLLRRGQAPNNWFFNGINRIIDNIRQSYAQNVAAIIRRKGLVLFLFGGALALTYWVYTIVPGGFLPDEDQGYFITIIQAPEGVSLSYTEKVLEKAEAAMKEIPEVKNIFAVGGFSFSGATPNNGIIFTTLKPWHERP